The Monodelphis domestica isolate mMonDom1 chromosome 7, mMonDom1.pri, whole genome shotgun sequence genome window below encodes:
- the LOC100027577 gene encoding heat shock factor-binding protein 1-like, producing the protein MAETDPKTVQDLTAVVHTLLQQLQDKYQTMSDQIIGRIDDMSSHIDDLEKNMVDLMTQEGVKEIEGENKMPITCNS; encoded by the coding sequence ATGGCGGAGACAGACCCCAAAACTGTACAGGACCTGACTGCTGTGGTTCATACGCTTCTCCAGCAGTTGCAGGACAAATATCAGACCATGTCAGACCAGATAATTGGTCGAATTGATGATATGAGCAGTCACATTGATGATCTGGAGAAAAATATGGTTGACCTTATGACCCAAGAAGGGGtgaaagaaatagaaggggaaaacaaaatgccaattacatgtaatagttAA